A stretch of Aedes aegypti strain LVP_AGWG chromosome 2, AaegL5.0 Primary Assembly, whole genome shotgun sequence DNA encodes these proteins:
- the LOC5566073 gene encoding putative deoxyribonuclease TATDN1, translating into MKKSAFESVQKMLKIIDIGANLTDPMFQGIYNGSTKHQADLSNVLERGWIAGLQKVIVTCGTIFDCEEAFKIVNENDKLYTTVGCHPTRCGEFEADPEGYFTSLCNQIDNNRDKVVAIGECGLDYDRLHFCEKNTQKKFFEQQLKLAEKYQLPLFLHCRNAHDDFIEILTRNLDKIPKRGVVHTFDGSLEDALTLIELGFYIGINGCSLKTEENLKVAAEIPDDRIMVETDSPWCEIRPSHAGSKFIKTKFPAVKKKEKWDKDMLIAGRCEPVLITQVLEVLAGIKNKPLEQLAEQYYNNTVKVFFP; encoded by the exons ATGAAGAAAAGTGCTTTCGAAAGCGTTCAGAAAATGCTGAAAATAATAG ACATAGGAGCAAACCTGACGGACCCCATGTTCCAGGGCATCTACAATGGGTCTACAAAGCACCAGGCGGATCTGAGCAACGTCCTAGAACGGGGCTGGATTGCCGGGCTTCAAAAGGTGATCGTTACCTGTGGAACTATTTTCGACTGCGAGGAGGCGTTTAAAATTGTTAACGAAAATG ATAAGTTGTACACTACAGTTGGGTGCCATCCTACTAGATGTGGCGAGTTTGAGGCTGATCCCGAAGGATATTTCACGTCGTTGTGCAATCAAATAGACAACAATAGGGACAAAGTGGTAGCGATAGGCGAATGTGGTTTGGACTACGATAGGCTGCACTTTTGCGAGAAAAATACCCAAAAGAAGTTCTTCGAACAACAGCTAAAACTGGCTGAAAAATATCAGCTTCCGTTGTTCTTACACTGTCGCAATGCGCACGATGATTTTATAGAGATTCTGACTAGGAATTTGGATAAGATACCCAAACGAGGAGTCGTTCACACTTTCGATGGATCACTGGAAGACGCCTTAACGCTAATAGAGCTAGGATTCTACATCGGCATCAACGGGTGTTCTTTGAAAACGGAGGAAAATTTGAAAGTTGCTGCCGAAATACCCGATGATCGAATAATGGTCGAAACCGATAGTCCCTGGTGCGAAATACGGCCATCGCATGCTGGATCTAAATTCATCAAGACCAAGTTTCCGGCAGTGAAGAAAAAGGAGAAATGGGACAAAGATATGCTTATTGCCGGGCGATGTGAACCTGTTTTGATAAC tcaaGTGCTGGAAGTTCTCGCTGGAATCAAGAACAAACCATTGGAGCAGCTTGCAGAACAGTACTACAATAATACTGTGAAGGTTTTCTTTCCGTGA